In Toxoplasma gondii ME49 chromosome VIII, whole genome shotgun sequence, a single genomic region encodes these proteins:
- a CDS encoding hypothetical protein (encoded by transcript TGME49_268765) has protein sequence MPYKLEAVVLESDKAVRAGSTTGSFMVNLLPESRRLQRTHPHKSNSRAKRSFLEATRIDTVGQRRSFFANSSNTELASGVSTMVRHAFLMPETSTCSIH, from the exons ATGCCTTACAAGCTTGAGGCTGTGGTCCTCGAGTCTGATAAGGCGGTGCGGGCAGGAAGCACAACAGGGTCATTCATGGTGAATCTCTTACCGGAAAGTCGACGGCTGCAACGAACCCACCCACACAAGAGTAACtccagagcgaagagaagttTTCTCGAAGCAACTCGGATTGACACAGTCGGTCAGCGACGCTCATTCTTCGCAAATTCTAG caaCACAGAACTGGCATCTGGGGTTTCTACCATGGTTAGACATGCGTTTCTTATGCCAGAAACTTCCACGTGTAGTATACATTAG
- a CDS encoding dual specificity phosphatase, catalytic domain-containing protein (encoded by transcript TGME49_268770) has protein sequence MSRTSAGLVPAGGPSSPAFSFFAHFSPLSGHQKQAAHQILPHLFLGSAAAARSATWLQQNRITHIVCVHNAEVSPHELKRQLTISHPAGDTRATSHHHRQQTVAGQLVVHPDRCVYCCCYVQDTPQQVFLPVLFPVMDFIDNAIRDQSFRGGGSQASGSQTPRQSSSAPQRKYPRRNHMFVSAEEQTSLVDESGEDGRESRSSPKGADLGSSTRNSLPQGSPSGAPHGNVLVHCAKGISRSASLVICYLMFRRCWSYADSFTYIRRKRPIYPNVGFQIQLQEIQKRLQRFRPTIPRVDEAEEGLKRVTPTAVAAGLVRPDDDEPDLFRRDPTAAEKLLEIFKEARTALDSAALEQRLVASILTQLLETQELVENMFSQSSLLRDRQKWELHGLFFENLKSYGVAAPAEVLATAEKVAKRASDLKLVFTATLPGVAMADTVAEEIRRWVQVATKVAEEREKKAQAERPKKEKIPDERSAGKLIKNSGGDAQAETPALSHKKPHDDLKGGGAAASGCLSPRSILNSESTQEKHSQSGQKDGSDGLDLSSGHQLFGTQVSSTAATLRERLKKIREKRAALADTSKGPGTDQASSAGTCRDARNSEGPSDSPAKADESRSGSPRMAVPRQPPDDDWKDRRQMKKLKKQKKREKKEKKRMKKQKNGRSGRSLRAPSSNSFSSGSVSSRSSASPRREHSSYRNLSPSDFARKAGNSTSDRTYDREERERREISHSSSRERRPHSRFHERGRSVESRGRSARTRRRSSYSEESRRGRRDSSRSPSCARWRKRRRSSSRSLSPRRRREGRGEDKSEQEAGGSRCMSQAGSLVRSETKRVADRKYSRESPPARRRVTRSRSVESRRSSSRSRSLSPALRRLSRERAWSPLSHSRSRSPREEGQRRR, from the exons ATGTCGCGAACCTCGGCCGGGCTTGTCCCAGCTGGCGGCCCGTCCAGTCCCGCCTTCTCATTTTTTGCACATTTCTCGCCACTTTCGGGACACCAGAAACAGGCGGCGCATCAGATCCTGCCACACCTTTTCCTAGGTTCAGCCGCTGCCGCCCGGAGTGCAACTTGGCTGCAGCAGAACCGCATTACGCACATTGTCTGCGTGCACAACGCTGAAGTCTCGCCTCACGAGCTCAAACGGCAGCTGACAATATCACACCCCGCAGGCGATACGCGAGCGACCTCTCACCACCACCGGCAGCAAACTGTTGCAGGGCAACTCGTCGTCCACCCTGACCGGTGTGTCTACTGCTGCTGCTACGTCCAAGACACGCCCCAGCAGGTTTTTCTCCCTGTGCTCTTCCCCGTCATGGATTTCATTGACAACGCAATCCGAGACCAGTCCTTCAGGGGAGGAGGCTCTCAGGCGTCTGGCTCTCAGACACCGCGCCAGAGCAGCAGCGCCCCGCAGCGGAAATACCCCAGACGAAATCACATGTTTGTCTCCGCGGAAGAGCAAACGAGCCTTGTGGATGAAAGTGGGGAAGACGGCCGCGAGTCACGGTCGTCCCCGAAGGGGGCAGACTTAGGCAGCTCGACTCGAAATAGTTTGCCTCAAGGAAGTCCCAGCGGGGCTCCGCACGGAAACGTCCTTGTACACTGCGCAAAAGGCATTAGCCGCAGTGCCTCCTTGGTCATCTGCTATCTGATGTTTCGCCGATGCTGGTCCTATGCCGACAGCTTCACGTACATTCGGCGAAAACGACCCATCTATCCAAATGTCGGATTTCAA ATCCAGCTGCAAGAGATTCAAAAGCGGCTGCAGAGGTTTCGTCCTACGATACCGCGTGTAGATGAAGCGGAGGAGGGCCTGAAACGAGTTACCCCAACAGCCGTTGCAGCCGGACTTGTTCGTCCGGACGATGACGAGCCTGATTTGTTCCGGAGAGATCCTACGGCAGCCGAGA AACTCCTGGAGATATTTAAAGAGGCGCGAACGGCTCTAGATTCAGCTGCCCTTGAACAGAGGCTTGTT GCCAGCATTTTGACTCAACTTCTGGAGACTCAGGAACTGGTGGAGAACATGTTCTCGCAATCTAGTTTGCTTAGGGACCGCCAGAAATGGGAGCTTCATGGGTTGTTTTTCGAAAATCTCAAGTCATATGGAGTTGCGGCGCCTGCTGAAGTCCTTGCCACCGCCGAGAAAGTGGCGAAACGAGCGAGCGATTTGAAG CTCGTGTTCACGGCCACCTTGCCGGGGGTGGCGATGGCCGACACAGTTGCCGAGGAGATTCGCCGCTGGGTGCAGGTGGCGACGAAGGTGGctgaggaacgcgagaagaaggctcaGGCGGAGCGGccaaagaaggaaaaaatcCCGGACGAGCGCTCTGCAGGGAAGCTGATCAAGAATTCCGGCGGGGACGCAcaggcagagacacccgcgTTGAGTCACAAGAAACCGCACGACGACCTCAAGGGCGGGGGGGCTGCGGCGAGCGGATGCCTGAGTCCTCGGAGTATCCTGAATAGCGAAAGCACGCAGGAGAAACACTCTCAGAGCGGGCAGAAAGACGGCTCTGATGGACTCGACCTCTCGTCTGGACACCAACTTTTCGGCACGCAAGTCTCCTCAACTGCTGCCACACTGCGTGAGAGGTTGAAAAAGatccgagagaagcgcgcagCTCTTGCTGACACCTCAAAGGGTCCTGGAACCGATCAAG CTTCGTCTGCTGGAACATGTAGGGACGCGCGAAATAGCGAGGGACCCTCCGATTCGCCAGCTAAGGCCGATGAGTCTAGATCAGGGTCCCCGCGAATGGCCGTGCCCCGACAACCGCCAGATGACGACTGGAAAGACCGGCGGCAAATGAAGAAattgaagaagcagaagaagcgcgagaaaaaggagaaaaagagaatgaagaaacagaagaatgGTCGCAGCGGGAGGTCTCTGCGTGCGCCGAGCTCGAACAGTTTCAGCAGCGGCTCTGTGAGCAGCAGGAGCAGCGCGAGCCCGCGGCGAGAGCATTCGTCCTACAGGAATCTGTCCCCGTCCGACTTCGCTAGAAAGGCAGGCAATTCGACTTCAGATCGGACGTATGACCgtgaagaacgagagaggcgcgaaatATCCCACTCATCCTCCCGAGAGCGGCGCCCGCACAGCAGGTTCCACGAACGAGGCCGGTCCGTTGAGAGTCGCGGAAGATCGGCGCGAACTCGCAGGCGTTCTTCGTATTCGGAGGAAAGTCGACGTGGCAGAAGAGACTCTTCTCGATCCCCTTCCTGCGCCAGgtggcggaagagaagaaggtcgagTTCCCGATCTCTATCGCCTCGGAGGCGGCGCGAGGGAAGGGGCGAAGACAAAAGTGAACAAGAGGCCGGTGGGTCCCGGTGCATGTCCCAAGCAGGATCTCTAGTTCGGAGTGAAACAAAGAGAGTCGCTGATCGGAAATATTCACGCGAATCTCCTccagcgagaaggcgagtaACGCGCAGCAGGAGTGTCGAATCGCGAAGGTCCTCGTCAAGGTCGCGAtcgctctctcccgctctccGCCGTCTGTCACGCGAACGGGCCTGGTCACCGCTAAGTCACAGCCGCAGCAGAAGTCCGCGTGAAGAGGGGCAAAGAAGGCGGTAG